The following proteins are co-located in the Prionailurus viverrinus isolate Anna chromosome A1, UM_Priviv_1.0, whole genome shotgun sequence genome:
- the FTMT gene encoding ferritin, mitochondrial, translating to MPPCFLFLSKQISSSLVSLRSVRRGFALRPLWVSWRPSGPQPAAPSRPLAAATSSRDPAGPTSAPSGVRQNFHPDSEAAINRQINLELYASYVYLSMAYYFSRDDVALNNFARYFLRQSREETQHAEKLMRLQNQRGGRICLQDIKKPDLDDWESGLNAMECALLLEKNVNQSLLELHTLASDKGDPHLCDFLETHYLNEQVKSIKELGDHVQNLVKMGAPASGLAEYLFDKHTLGNENDHN from the coding sequence ATGCCGCCCTGTTTCTTGTTCCTCTCTAAGCAGATCAGCAGTTCGCTGGTGTCCCTGCGCAGCGTGCGCCGAGGCTTCGCGCTCCGACCGCTCTGGGTCTCCTGGCGCCCCTCGGGTCCCCAGCCCGCCGCCCCCAGCCGCCCGCTGGCCGCAGCCACCTCCTCCCGGGACCCTGCCGGGCCCACCTCCGCCCCCTCCGGAGTGCGGCAGAACTTCCACCCTGACTCCGAGGCCGCCATCAACCGCCAGATCAACCTGGAGCTCTACGCGTCCTATGTGTACTTGTCTATGGCCTATTACTTCTCCCGAGATGACGTGGCCCTGAACAACTTCGCCAGATATTTCCTTCGTCAGTCTCGGGAGGAAACCCAGCACGCCGAGAAGCTGATGAGGCTGCAGAACCAGCGGGGAGGCCGGATCTGCCTGCAGGACATCAAGAAACCTGACCTGGACGACTGGGAGAGCGGGCTGAATGCCATGGAGTGTGCGCTGCTCTTGGAAAAGAATGTGAACCAGTCGTTGCTCGAATTGCACACTCTGGCCTCAGACAAAGGTGACCCCCATTTGTGCGACTTCCTGGAAACTCACTATTTGAATGAACAGGTGAAATCGATCAAAGAACTAGGTGACCACGTGCAAAACCTGGTTAAGATGGGGGCCCCAGCTTCTGGCCTGGCAGAGTACCTCTTTGACAAGCACACCCTTGGAAATGAAAACGATCACAACTAA